In one window of Anser cygnoides isolate HZ-2024a breed goose chromosome 3, Taihu_goose_T2T_genome, whole genome shotgun sequence DNA:
- the BMP2 gene encoding bone morphogenetic protein 2 has translation MGAATRSLLALLLCRVLLGGAAGLMPPGGRRRLGEPGRAAPAAQRPEELLGEFELRLLHMFGLKRRPSPGKDVVIPPYMLDLYRLHAGQRLGQPPALGYPLERAASRANTVRSFHHEEVLEELPETSGKTARRFFFNLTSIPNEESITSAELQIFRKQVHGAFENNSSYHHRINIYEIIKPATATSKDPVTRLLDTRLVHHNASKWESFDVTPAVLRWIAHGQPNHGFVVEVVHLDKENSASKRHVRISRSLHQDEDSWSQLRPLLVTFGHDGKGHPLHKREKRQVKHKQRKRHKYSCKRHPLYVDFNDVGWNDWIVAPPGYSAFYCHGECPFPLADHLNSTNHAIVQTLVNSVNSKIPKACCVPTELSAISMLYLDENEKVVLKNYQDMVVEGCGCR, from the exons ATGGGTGCCGCGACCCGCTCCCTCCTGGCGCTGCTGCTCTGCCGGGTGCTGCTGGGCGGCGCGGCCGGCCTCATGCCTcccgggggccggcggcgccTCGGCGagcccggccgcgccgccccggCCGCGCAGCGCCCCGAGGAGCTCCTGGGCGAGTTCGAGCTGCGCCTGCTCCACATGTTCGGGCTGAAGCGGCGGCCCAGCCCCGGCAAGGACGTCGTCATCCCGCCCTACATGCTGGACCTCTACCGCCTGCACGCTGGCCAGCGGCTGGGGCAGCCGCCGGCGCTGGGCTACCCGCTGGAGAGGGCCGCCAGCCGCGCCAACACCGTGCGCAGCTTCCACCACGAAG AAGTTTTGGAAGAACTGCCAGAAACGAGTGGGAAAACAGCACGGCgtttcttctttaatttaacTTCCATCCCTAATGAGGAGTCTATCACCTCAGCTGAACTCCAGATATTTCGGAAACAGGTGCACGGAGCCTTTGAGAACAACAGCAGCTACCATCACCgtattaatatttatgaaattataAAGCCAGCCACAGCCACCTCTAAGGACCCTGTCACAAGACTTTTGGACACCAGGTTGGTGCATCATAATGCAAGTAAATGGGAAAGTTTTGATGTAACGCCAGCTGTTTTGAGGTGGATTGCACATGGACAACCTAATCATGGGTTTGTGGTAGAGGTGGTTCACTTGGACAAAGAGAACAGTGCCTCCAAGAGGCACGTTAGGATTAGCAGGTCTTTACATCAGGATGAAGATAGCTGGTCTCAGCTCAGGCCATTATTAGTAACGTTTGGGCATGATGGCAAGGGACACCCGCttcataaaagagaaaagcGTCAAGTGAAACACAAACAGCGTAAACGCCACAAATACAGTTGCAAAAGGCATCCGTTATATGTGGACTTCAATGATGTGGGGTGGAATGACTGGATTGTTGCCCCGCCGGGGTATAGTGCCTTTTACTGCCACGGGGAATGTCCTTTTCCACTGGCAGACCATCTAAACTCAACAAACCATGCCATTGTTCAGACTTTGGTCAATTCAGTGAATTCCAAAATCCCCAAGGCTTGCTGTGTGCCGACAGAACTGAGTGCTATTTCAATGCTCTACCTTGATGAGAACGAAAAGGTTGTATTAAAGAACTATCAAGATATGGTTGTGGAGGGTTGTGGGTGCCGCTAA